The Bacteroidales bacterium region AATCTGGTGCCGGGAGCAGCCGGTCGTACAGCCGAATTTGAAAGCCTGGGCATACCGACTAACGTTTTGTGTGATGGTCCGGCCGGCCTCAGGATAAATCCCATGCGCAAAGGAGACAGCAATACCTATTTTTGCACTGCATTCCCCATTGCTACCCTGCTGGCCTCCAGCTGGGATACGGCTCTGGTTAGATCGGTTGGCGAATCGATGGGAAATGAAGTGCTGGAATACGGGGCCGATGTCATCCTTGGCCCGGGCATGAATCTGCAAAGAAATCCGCTCTGCGGAAGGAATTTTGAGTATTATTCCGAAGATCCCCTCATTACAGGTAAAATGGCTGCTGCCATGGTGAGAGGCATTCAGTCGCAGGGTGTTGGTACTTCCATAAAGCATTTTGCAGCCAACAACCAGGAAACCAACCGGAATACGGTGAACACTATCGTGAGCGAAAGAGCACTTCGCGAGCTGTATCTTGAGGGTTTCCGCATTGCCGTTCAGGAAGGGCAGCCGTGGACGGTTATGTCGTCCTATAACAAAATCAACGGTACTTATACTTCAGAAAGCCATGACCTGCTGACGAAAATCTTGCGCAATGACTGGGGATTCAAAGGGTATGTCATGACCGACTGGGGTGGGGGAAAAGATCCGGTGGCCCAGATGAAAGCCGGTAATGACCTGCTGATGCCCGGAAGCGGGAAACAGATCAGTGAGATTATTCAGGCGGTAAAAGAGGGCAAACTGGAAGAAAAAGTTCTGGACAAAAATGTTGAAAACATCCTGAATATTGTTCTTAAATCACCGAAGTTCAGGGGGTATGCTTATTCAAACAAGCCGGATCTGAAGGCGCACGCTGAGGTGACCCGGAAGGCAGCTGCCGAAGGAATGGTGCTTTTGAAGAACGGCAACAATGCCCTGCCGTTTTCGAATATTAAAAAGGTAGCCATTTTCGGAGTGGGTTCCTTTAATCTGATCTCAGGCGGTACCGGGAGCGGGGATGTAAACGAGGCGTATACTGTGTCGCTTGTTCAGGGACTCGAAAATGCCGGACTCACCATTGAGGAAAAGAGTATGAAAGAGCAACTGGATCACATTCAGAAGGCAAAAGCACAACAGCCTAAGCAACGTCGGTTCTTCTTTATGCCTCCTCCGGTTATTCCGGAATTTCCGGTGAAGCCGGCACTTGCTTCTGCTGCTGCCCGGAATGCTGATGCTGCTCTGATTACCATCAGCCGGATATCCGGTGAAGGTGCCGACAGAAAAGCCGAAAAGGGCGATTTTTACCTCAGCGATGAGGAAATAAACCTCATAAAAACCGTAAGCAGTTCATTTCATGCCGCAGGGAAAAAGGTTGTGGTGGTGCTGAATATTGGCGGTGTAATTGAAACCGCCAGCTGGAGGGATATTCCCGACGCTGTTCTTCTGGCATGGCAGCCGGGGCAGGAAGCAGGCAATTCCATTGCCGATGTTCTTCTGGGAAAGGTTAATCCTTCGGGGAAACTGGCCTGTACATTTCCGATGAAGTATGACGATGTGCCTTCCGCAAAGAATTTCCC contains the following coding sequences:
- a CDS encoding beta-glucosidase, whose product is MKNKSIISISLLGLALLVSCSSGPAKLGKAPVKKLVASMTLEQKAELVVGTGMFFEIPDSILAMMPGGVNPFAPKKEELNDSAYWVMVEKIRNLVPGAAGRTAEFESLGIPTNVLCDGPAGLRINPMRKGDSNTYFCTAFPIATLLASSWDTALVRSVGESMGNEVLEYGADVILGPGMNLQRNPLCGRNFEYYSEDPLITGKMAAAMVRGIQSQGVGTSIKHFAANNQETNRNTVNTIVSERALRELYLEGFRIAVQEGQPWTVMSSYNKINGTYTSESHDLLTKILRNDWGFKGYVMTDWGGGKDPVAQMKAGNDLLMPGSGKQISEIIQAVKEGKLEEKVLDKNVENILNIVLKSPKFRGYAYSNKPDLKAHAEVTRKAAAEGMVLLKNGNNALPFSNIKKVAIFGVGSFNLISGGTGSGDVNEAYTVSLVQGLENAGLTIEEKSMKEQLDHIQKAKAQQPKQRRFFFMPPPVIPEFPVKPALASAAARNADAALITISRISGEGADRKAEKGDFYLSDEEINLIKTVSSSFHAAGKKVVVVLNIGGVIETASWRDIPDAVLLAWQPGQEAGNSIADVLLGKVNPSGKLACTFPMKYDDVPSAKNFPGIELPDTSTRKPGSPLEEAFLRAKPAEVVYEEDIFVGYRYFTTFNVPVAYEFGYGLSYTTFDVSNMVASSGQFAGKYEFSVDVKNTGNAPGREVVQVYLSAPAGKLVKPAEKLVAFAKTSLLQPGETQTLHFVLTPRDLASFDEATSSWIAEKGNYEVRVGVSSLDIRQKATFELANDLTVEKNTKALVPDREIKVLRP